The genomic DNA GGCAGGAGATGAAGCACGAAGTGATGGAGGATCTGGGCCAGGTGTTCGACTCGAACGATGAAGCCACGGCGCAAGAGAAGCTCGCGTGCGTGGGTCCGCAAGTATCAATCATCGGCGCCGAAGCGCACGGCATCGGTGAGCGGTTTGCCTCGGGCCAAGGCGACGACCATGCCCGCCGCCATACTGTCACCAGCACCGACGTTGCTGCGCACTTTGACCGTCGGGGAACGAATCTGCTCATTCTCATCCGCCGTGGTCAAGGCCGCGCCGCCGAATGCCGCAGTCGCTCGACCCGCGCTGGATCTCCGCTGACGTCACGGCACTCAAGAAGCGACTTTGCAAAGACTCACGGAGCAATTGGAGTGAACATGAGAGTAGGCTTCCTTGTTGGCCTGTTTTTGGCCGCGACGCTGTCGGGTGCGCGGGTCCGCGGCCCCAAAACTAGCGGCAGCTATCTAGCCATTCACGATGTCCCGAAACTCCCAGCTTCGCCAGCTTCCTGCCGACTCGCCCAACAGCTCACCTCTCAAACCGAAACTTTAAAGTGTGATCTGCACCGCCTTGCGCCTCGCGCTGAAGACTGACTCTCGTTTCGACAGGCAGGCGGCGACTTGGTATCCACCGCTTGCTCCGATCTAGTGACTTCGCCGCAATTCAAGCATGAGTAGGATTCCGGTCGGTCGGGCGGACGTACAACATCGGGGTTTCTTCTGTCAAGTAACGCAGCTCTCATGGCAACACATGGACACAAATCAGACACGGCATCTCGCGCGTTGCCTTGGTTACATGGCCCCCATCCTCGCATCGCTGGCCGTGGTCGCGTGTTCGTTCAAGTCACTTAGAGCGGATGACCTAGCGCAAGGAGCGGACGACCCAACGCAGGTTTCGCCATCCGAACAATTGGCGCCTGCCGCCGAGACCGATGTTCACGACAAATTGCACGACACTCTTCTGGCTGAGTACGGAGGTCCTGGCGCCGCGAATTCGCCGTCCTCGACGGCCGAGTCTGGGGCCGTCTCGTCTTCCGCAGAGCAGATCACTCGACTGAGTCGGTCCATCCAGCAGGACGAAGAGCGGCTAGAACAACTCAAATTCAAATCTGAAGACCCGATGAGCGAGTATCGTCTCGCGGAATCAGCTTTCAAGGAAGTTGACGATGAGTTCGCAAGAATTAAGGCAAAATCCGAAAACCTCAACGCGGATGCGGAGAGCATTGCGGGAGGAGAGGTGCAACAGGCATTGGAGGTCGTGGGCAAGCGCCGTGAGTTGGCTCGCCAGCGCTTTGATCTGGCAATCGAGTCTCGAAAGACGACTAAAGATCAAGTCGCCGCCCTGGAAGCTAAACTGAAGGAGGACCGAATTGCATTGGCAAAACTGACGGGCGACGAACCGGTGGAATCGCCGGGGTTGCCTGCCAGCATGCCATCCGAGAATCAAGTGGCGAACAGCACCCCGCCTCCTCTCAAACCCGCGTCCGTCGAAGCGACTGTGTCGCAGCCTGCCTCGATCGAAAACGCGCCGGCGCCAGATAGAGCCTCGTCAATCGCGACGATCATTGCAACGCCGACTACTTCGGCGACCGAAACAGCAAACGGGATTGCGGTCGCGAATTCGCCTGAACCGTTTCAATCGCAAGAAGTGGCAGAAGCACAACAGCAAGCGCTGGCCACGCGGGCCGAGGCCGCCGAGGCGGAGACGGAAGCGAAGTCGGTAGCCGATCGGATTGCAATCGTCAACAAAAGCATCACGTTGGAAGACAAACTTCTGAATTCGTCGCGGCAACAGGCGGACATCGCCTTGCAGGCTCGCGATGCAGTGGCGGCCGAACACGAACAGCAGGCCAGCCAAGGCGCCGCGCTGGCGAAGTTGCAGCAGCTCGCCAAACGGCGGCGCGAC from Planctomycetia bacterium includes the following:
- a CDS encoding mechanosensitive ion channel; the protein is MAPILASLAVVACSFKSLRADDLAQGADDPTQVSPSEQLAPAAETDVHDKLHDTLLAEYGGPGAANSPSSTAESGAVSSSAEQITRLSRSIQQDEERLEQLKFKSEDPMSEYRLAESAFKEVDDEFARIKAKSENLNADAESIAGGEVQQALEVVGKRRELARQRFDLAIESRKTTKDQVAALEAKLKEDRIALAKLTGDEPVESPGLPASMPSENQVANSTPPPLKPASVEATVSQPASIENAPAPDRASSIATIIATPTTSATETANGIAVANSPEPFQSQEVAEAQQQALATRAEAAEAETEAKSVADRIAIVNKSITLEDKLLNSSRQQADIALQARDAVAAEHEQQASQGAALAKLQQLAKRRRDSDDYFRKSRLEVRDHSDRLSQLQTQLAELQQDELQALAAADEKRQSAAAAETKLTQLQNPFSVHNMLQWLLDHGPRLCGILMSMCAIHWFVRFASLRAVGVMARRGARGSRADREDRAKTLAGVFHNAVTITVVVGGVLMICEELGIAVGPLMGGAAVFGLAVAFGAQNLIRDYFYGFVILLENQYTLNDVLRIGETAGQVEQITLRMTVLRDLEGHVHFIPNGRIESVTNMTHGWSRALFDIGVAYKEDVDHVMEVLLALAADIRRDPVFAPLILDDAEMLGVDAFGDSAVTIRFILKTRPLKQWAVKQWAVKRELLRRIKRRFDELGIEIPFPQRTVYHRVETGTSPEIADFFNPQALQRRSA
- a CDS encoding PfkB family carbohydrate kinase encodes the protein MRSNVGAGDSMAAGMVVALARGKPLTDAVRFGADD